From Limisphaera ngatamarikiensis, one genomic window encodes:
- the acs gene encoding acetate--CoA ligase, with protein sequence MSNQSTPTSTVSLLQERRTFPPSPDFVRQAYINAEQYRQMYERSVKDPEGFWLEQCAALEWYKKPTVARKYVWNTRERKIWHTWFEDGELNASVNCLDRHVRNGRANKVALIWQGEPEQDVIKLTYQELLEQVCKFANVLKGLGVRRGDRVCIYLPMIPELPIAMLACARIGAIHSVVFGGFSAEALAGRINDSTCKLLITADQGLRGGKQILLKHIADEALKHCPSIEKVVVVRRTGAEIPWTGGRDLWWHELMAKAPAWCEPERMKAEDYLFMLYTSGSTGKPKGVVHSTAGYLLHVTLTTKYVFDIKEDDRFWCTADIGWVTGHSYIVYGPLSNGFTSLMFEGVPTYPDPGRFWQIVEKFRVTQFYTAPTAIRSLIRQGEEWPNKYDLSSLKVLGSVGEPINPEAWMWYYRVIGKERCPIVDTWWQTETGGHMITPLPGAHVLKPGSASRPFFGVEPVVLRDDGTECAPNEGGKLCIKKPWPGMARTTWGDHDRFIDTYFTMYPDVYFTGDGARVDEDGDFWLLGRVDDVVNVSGHRIGTAEVESALVSHPKVAEAAVAPMPHEIKGQALYAFVTLKDGVEPSEELRKELIAHVRKEIGPIATPDKIQFAPALPKTRSGKIMRRILRKIAEGQPDQIGDTTTLADPSVVEILVKGRV encoded by the coding sequence TACTGTCTCCCTCTTGCAGGAACGCCGAACCTTCCCGCCGTCGCCGGACTTTGTGCGGCAGGCGTACATCAATGCCGAGCAGTACCGGCAGATGTATGAGCGATCCGTGAAGGATCCGGAAGGTTTCTGGCTGGAACAGTGTGCGGCCCTGGAATGGTACAAAAAACCGACCGTCGCCCGGAAATACGTCTGGAACACCAGGGAACGCAAAATCTGGCACACATGGTTCGAGGATGGTGAGCTCAACGCATCGGTGAACTGCCTGGATCGCCACGTGCGCAACGGCCGGGCCAACAAGGTGGCCCTGATCTGGCAGGGCGAGCCGGAACAGGACGTGATCAAGCTCACCTACCAGGAGTTGCTGGAGCAGGTCTGCAAGTTCGCCAACGTCCTCAAGGGCCTCGGGGTGCGGCGCGGGGACCGTGTCTGCATTTACCTGCCCATGATCCCCGAACTGCCAATCGCCATGCTGGCCTGCGCACGGATCGGTGCGATTCATTCCGTGGTCTTTGGGGGGTTCAGTGCCGAGGCGCTGGCCGGCCGGATCAACGACTCCACCTGCAAGCTCCTCATCACGGCGGACCAGGGACTGCGCGGTGGCAAGCAGATCCTGCTGAAGCATATTGCCGATGAAGCCCTCAAACACTGCCCCAGCATCGAAAAGGTCGTGGTCGTGCGCCGGACCGGGGCGGAGATTCCGTGGACCGGGGGTCGCGACCTGTGGTGGCACGAACTCATGGCCAAAGCGCCGGCCTGGTGCGAGCCCGAACGGATGAAGGCGGAGGATTACCTGTTCATGCTCTACACCTCGGGGTCCACCGGCAAACCCAAGGGTGTGGTGCATTCGACGGCCGGGTACCTGCTGCATGTGACCCTCACCACCAAATACGTGTTCGACATCAAGGAGGACGACCGCTTCTGGTGCACGGCCGACATCGGGTGGGTGACCGGCCACAGCTACATCGTCTACGGCCCGTTGTCCAACGGGTTTACCAGCCTCATGTTCGAGGGCGTGCCCACCTATCCCGACCCGGGCCGGTTCTGGCAGATCGTGGAGAAATTCCGGGTCACGCAGTTCTACACGGCTCCCACGGCAATCCGCTCCCTCATCCGTCAGGGTGAGGAATGGCCCAACAAATACGACCTGAGTTCGTTGAAGGTGCTGGGCTCGGTGGGCGAACCGATCAATCCGGAGGCCTGGATGTGGTACTACCGGGTGATCGGCAAGGAACGATGCCCGATTGTGGACACATGGTGGCAGACCGAGACCGGCGGCCACATGATCACCCCGCTGCCCGGGGCGCATGTTCTGAAGCCCGGCAGCGCCAGCCGACCCTTCTTTGGCGTGGAACCGGTGGTGCTGCGGGACGATGGCACCGAATGCGCGCCGAATGAAGGCGGCAAACTCTGCATCAAAAAACCCTGGCCGGGCATGGCCCGCACCACCTGGGGCGATCACGACCGGTTCATCGACACCTACTTCACCATGTACCCGGACGTGTACTTCACCGGTGACGGTGCCCGGGTGGACGAGGATGGTGATTTCTGGCTCCTGGGCCGGGTGGATGACGTCGTCAACGTCTCCGGCCACCGAATCGGCACCGCAGAGGTCGAAAGCGCCCTGGTCAGCCATCCCAAGGTGGCCGAGGCGGCGGTTGCGCCCATGCCCCACGAAATCAAGGGCCAGGCGCTCTACGCCTTCGTCACCCTCAAGGACGGAGTGGAACCCTCGGAGGAACTCCGCAAGGAATTGATCGCACACGTGCGCAAGGAAATCGGGCCCATCGCCACCCCCGACAAAATCCAGTTCGCGCCGGCGCTGCCCAAGACCCGTTCGGGCAAGATCATGCGCCGAATCCTGCGCAAGATCGCCGAGGGCCAACCCGACCAGATCGGCGACACTACCACCCTCGCCGATCCGTCGGTGGTGGAGATTCTGGTCAAAGGCCGCGTTTAA